The Coregonus clupeaformis isolate EN_2021a unplaced genomic scaffold, ASM2061545v1 scaf1575, whole genome shotgun sequence genome has a segment encoding these proteins:
- the LOC121561808 gene encoding uncharacterized protein LOC121561808 yields MADLPADRLTSEPPFTSVGLDVFGPWNVITRRTRGGSADSKRWAVLFTCMSTRAVHIELIESMSTSSFINALRRFFSIRGPAKVLRSDRGTNFIGACRELGIDTNDSELTKYLSDKGCTWIFNPPHSSHMGGSWERLIGVARRILDAMLFQTGSTRLTHEVLSTLMSEVMAIINARPLVSVSTDPDMPAILTPSMLLTQKTNATSAPSGYFHMNDLHGKQGKQVQCLADTFWKRWRQEYLTTLQRRRKWTAEKPNVKVGDVVLLKDSQTHRNDWPVGLVVKTFPSTDEKVRKVELKVVKQGIAKVFLRPISEIVVLLSEAS; encoded by the exons ATGGCGGACTTACCTGCAGACAGACTCACATCAGAGCCACCATTCACCAGTGTTggacttgatgtgtttggaccatggaatGTCATAACTCGTCGCACTAGAGGTGGTAGTGCAGACTCCAAGCGCTGGGCGGTACTCTTTACATGTATGTCTACTAGAGCAGTCCATATTGAGCTCATCGAATCCATGTCCACATCCAGCTTCATCAACGCACTGAGGCGTTTTTTCTCTATCCGTGGTCCAGCAAAAGTGCTACGCTCTGATCGAGGTACAAACTTTATAGGTGCCTGCAGGGAACTGGGAATCGACACAAATGACTCAGAGTTGACTAAATACCTCTCAGACAAGGGATGTACTTGGATATTTAATCCCCCACACTCGTCTCATATGGGTGGTTCTTGGGAGAGACTCATTGGGGTTGCCAGACGTATCCTTGATGCTATGCTGTTTCAGACGGGCTCCACTCGTCTCACACATGAGGTCTTGAGCACTCTTATGTCTGAAGTTATGGCAATAATCAATGCGAGACCCCTAGTGTCAGTGTCAACCGATCCTGACATGCCTGCCATTCTTACACCCTCAATGTTACTGACACAAAAGACCAACGCTACCTCAGCCCCTTCTGGATATTTCCACATGAACGATCTTCATGGAAAACAGGGGAAGCAAGTCCAGTGTCTCGCTGACACTTTTTGGAAAAGGTGGAGACAGGAGTACCTGACAACACTGCAGAGACGCAGAAAATGGACAGCAGAAAAGCCAAATGTGAAAGTGGGAGATGTTGTCTTATTGAAAGACAGTCAGACGCACAGAAATGACTGGCCAGTCGGACTTGTGGTCAAAACCTTTCCCAGTACTGACGAAAAGGTCAGGAAAGTAGAACTAAAGGTTGTCAAGCAAGGGATTGCTAAGGTGTTTCTGAGACCAATCTcagag ATTGTTGTTCTTCTTTCTGAAGCATCCTAG
- the LOC123487255 gene encoding uncharacterized protein LOC123487255: MRFRKDGIALTTDVQQMFYCFGVREDHRDYLRFLWYEDNKPDRNITEYRMKVHVFGNSPSPAVAIYCMRRAALQGEKEYGSEPKQFVVRNFYVDDGLISVATPEEAINIMRKTQAMLAESNMKLHKIASNSKTVMEAFPMEDRAKDLKDLELGVDPLPFQRSLGLSWNLETDSFTFQVSHNEKPFTRRGILSTVNSLYDPLGFVAPITMQGKALIRELSSDQSEWDAPLPTEKEEEWKMWKESLMELEHLYIQRPYILVSLSTTQRRELHIFSDASTVAIGAVAYLRVIDSEGQCHVGFVMGKSKLAPRPAHTIPCLELCAAVLAVEMYELIRDEIDIDVNAAKFYTDSKIVLGYIHNVTKIFYVYVANRVTRIRKSTHPDQWCYVNTDSNPADHATRPIRAALLKHTSWFSGPPFLAQANSSESETINFDLVEPDADAEIRPDVTAFVTKVSGAQFGSHRFERFSNWKALNRATARLIHVARSFHESADDNNCRGWHQCKKPCSTSELSQAKTTIIHCVQHEAFKEEFKCLEKGKELPKQSTLKKLNPVIDEDGLLRVGGRLSSADLSQDEKHPLIIPRTHHVATLLVRHYHEQVAHQGRHFSDGAIRAAGFWIIGSKHLVSGIIHKCVTCRKVRGKSVDQKMADLPADRLTSEPPFTSVGLDVFGPWNVITRRTRGGSADSKRWAVLFTCMSTRAVHIELIESMSTSSFINALRRFFSIRGPAKVLRSDRGTNFIGACRELGIDTNDSELTKYLSDKGCTWIFNPPHSSHMGGSWERLIGVARRILDAMLFQTGSTRLTHEVLSTLMSEVMAIINARPLVSVSTDPDMPAILTPSMLLTQKTNATSAPSGYFHMNDLHGKQGKQVQCLADTFWKRWRQEYLTTLQRRRKWTAEKPNVKVGDVVLLKDSQTHRNDWPVGLVVKTFPSTDEKVRKVELKVVKQGIAKVFLRPISEIVVLLSEAS, translated from the exons ATGCGCTTCCGCAAGGATGGCATTGCACTAACGACAGATGTGCAACAAATGTTTTACTGTTTTGGTGTACGTGAGGATCACAGAGATTACTTAAGGTTTCTCTGGTATGAAGACAACAAACCAGATAGAAACATAACTGAGTACAGGATGAAAGTCCATGTATTTGGGAACAGCCCCTCACCAGCCGTAGCCATCTACTGCATGAGACGAGCAGCTCTACAGGGTGAGAAGGAATACGGGTCAGAACCCAAGCAGTTTGTAGTGAGGAACTTTTATGTCGATGATGGGCTGATATCAGTAGCTACTCCAGAAGAAGCTATCAACATTATGAGAAAAACACAAGCAATGTTAGCGGAGTCCAACATGAAACTACACAAGATTGCATCCAATAGCAAAACAGTTATGGAAGCCTTCCCCATGGAGGACCGTGCCAAGGACTTAAAAGACTTGGAACTCGGAGTAGATCCTCTCCCTTTTCAACGGAGCCTGGGACTTTCCTGGAACCTGGAAACAGACAGCTTCACATTCCAGGTGTCCCACAATGAGAAGCCTTTTACACGGAGAGGCATCCTGTCCACAGTGAATAGTCTTTATGACCCCCTTGGGTTTGTGGCTCCAATAACAATGCAAGGGAAAGCCTTAATCAGAGAACTCTCTTCTGATCAGAGTGAGTGGGATGCCCCCCTTCCCACAGAAAAAGAAGAGGAATGGAAAATGTGGAAGGAATCTTTGATGGAGTTGGAACATCTGTATATTCAGCGGCCCTACATCCTAGTCTCCTTGTCTACCACTCAAAGAAGAGAGCTGCACATCTTCTCGGATGCCTCTACAGTAGCCATAGGAGCGGTAGCCTATCTGAGAGTTATTGACTCGGAAGGTCAATGCCATGTTGGATTTGTCATGGGGAAATCTAAATTGGCCCCTCGACCGGCCCACACTATCCCATGCCTAGAACTGTGTGCGGCTGTGCTAGCTGTTGAGATGTATGAACTGATCAGAGACGAAATAGACATTGATGTAAATGCAGCCAAGTTCTACACAGACAGTAAGATAGTTCTCGGTTACATCCACAATGTCACCAAAATATTTTATGTGTATGTTGCCAATAGGGTAACTCGTATCAGGAAGTCTACCCATCCAGACCAGTGGTGTTACGTAAACACTGACAGCAATCCAGCAGACCATGCAACCAGGCCCATACGAGCCGCACTCTTAAAGCACACCAGTTGGTTCTCAGGTCCCCCTTTTCTGGCTCAAGCAAACTCAAGTGAGTCTGAGACCATCAATTTTGACCTTGTAGAGCCTGACGCAGACGCAGAGATTCGGCCAGACGTCACTGCCTTCGTCACTAAGGTTTCTGGAGCTCAATTCGGCTCTCATCGCTTTGAGAGGTTCTCGAACTGGAAAGCTCTCAATCGAGCCACAGCACGACTCATTCATGTTGCCAGATCCTTTCACGAAAGTGCGGACGACAACAACTGCAGAGGCTGGCATCAGTGTAAAAAACCATGCAGTACAAGTGAGTTGTCACAAGCCAAAACAACAATCATTCACTGTGTGCAACATGAAGCCTTCAAAGAGGAATTCAAATGCCTTGAGAAAGGAAAAGAGTTACCAAAACAAAGTACACTCAAAAAGCTGAACCCAGTGATTGATGAGGATGGGTTGCTGAGGGTGGGAGGCCGATTATCCTCTGCTGACCTGTCACAAGACGAAAAACATCCTCTCATCATCCCACGGACGCATCATGTCGCCACTCTGCTGGTAAGACATTATCACGAGCAAGTGGCTCACCAGGGCCGTCATTTTTCAGATGGAGCTATTCGAGCAGCAGGCTTCTGGATTATTGGGAGCAAACATCTGGTCTCTGGTATCATCCACAAGTGTGTCACCTGCCGTAAGGTTAGAGGAAAGTCAGTTGACCAAAAGATGGCGGACTTACCTGCAGACAGACTCACATCAGAGCCACCATTCACCAGTGTTggacttgatgtgtttggaccatggaatGTCATAACTCGTCGCACTAGAGGTGGTAGTGCAGACTCCAAGCGCTGGGCGGTACTCTTTACATGTATGTCTACTAGAGCAGTCCATATTGAGCTCATCGAATCCATGTCCACATCCAGCTTCATCAACGCACTGAGGCGTTTTTTCTCTATCCGTGGTCCAGCAAAAGTGCTACGCTCTGATCGAGGTACAAACTTTATAGGTGCCTGCAGGGAACTGGGAATCGACACAAATGACTCAGAGTTGACTAAATACCTCTCAGACAAGGGATGTACTTGGATATTTAATCCCCCACACTCGTCTCATATGGGTGGTTCTTGGGAGAGACTCATTGGGGTTGCCAGACGTATCCTTGATGCTATGCTGTTTCAGACGGGCTCCACTCGTCTCACACATGAGGTCTTGAGCACTCTTATGTCTGAAGTTATGGCAATAATCAATGCGAGACCCCTAGTGTCAGTGTCAACCGATCCTGACATGCCTGCCATTCTTACACCCTCAATGTTACTGACACAAAAGACCAACGCTACCTCAGCCCCTTCTGGATATTTCCACATGAACGATCTTCATGGAAAACAGGGGAAGCAAGTCCAGTGTCTCGCTGACACTTTTTGGAAAAGGTGGAGACAGGAGTACCTGACAACACTGCAGAGACGCAGAAAATGGACAGCAGAAAAGCCAAATGTGAAAGTGGGAGATGTTGTCTTATTGAAAGACAGTCAGACGCACAGAAATGACTGGCCAGTCGGACTTGTGGTCAAAACCTTTCCCAGTACTGACGAAAAGGTCAGGAAAGTAGAACTAAAGGTTGTCAAGCAAGGGATTGCTAAGGTGTTTCTGAGACCAATCTcagag ATTGTTGTTCTTCTTTCTGAAGCATCCTAG